The Excalfactoria chinensis isolate bCotChi1 chromosome 28, bCotChi1.hap2, whole genome shotgun sequence genome includes a window with the following:
- the SCN8A gene encoding sodium channel protein type 8 subunit alpha isoform X1: protein MAARLLAPPGPDSFKPFTPESLANIEKRIAEEKKKKRPKQDSSHRDDDEDSKPKPNSDLEAGKNLPFIYGDIPKGLVAVPLEDFDPYYMTQKTFVVLNRGKTLFRFSATPALYILSPFNLFRRIAIKILIHSVFSMIIMCTILTNCVFMTFSNPPEWSKNVEYTFTGIYTFESLVKIIARGFCIDGFTFLRDPWNWLDFSVIMMAYITEFVNLGNVSALRTFRVLRALKTISVIPGLKTIVGALIQSVKKLSDVMILTVFCLSVFALIGLQLFMGNLRNKCVIWPINVNETFLDNGSRGFDWEEYTNNMSNFYIIPGAPDPLLCGNSSDAGQCPEGYTCMKAGRNPNYGYTSFDTFSWAFLALFRLMTQDFWENLYQLTLRAAGKTYMIFFVLVIFVGSFYLVNLILAVVAMAYEEQNQATLEEAEQKEAEFKAMLEQLKKQQEEAQAAAMVTSAGTVSEDAVEDDGGGRMSRSSSEISKLSSKSAKERRNRRKKRKDKELSEGEEKGDNEKVFKSESEDGMRRKAFRLPDNRIGRKFSIMNQSLLSIPGSPFLSRHNSKSSIFSYKGRFRDPGSENEFADDEHSTVEESEGRRDSLFIPIRGRDRRSSYSGYSGYSQGSRSSRIFPNLRRNIKRNSTVDCNGVVSLIGGPPSSMPGGRLLHEGTTEIEIKKKPGGSLLVSMDQVNASYGRKDRTNSVMTGLTNTLVEELEESQRKCPPCWYKFANTFLIWECHPYWIKLKEIVNLIVMDPFVDLAITICIVLNTLFMAMEHHPMTPEFEHVLSVGNLVFTGIFTAEMFLKLIAMDPYYYFQEGWNIFDGFIVSLSLMELSLANVEGLSVLRSFRLLRVFKLAKSWPTLNMLIKIIGNSVGALGNLTLVLAIIVFIFAVVGMQLFGKSYKECVCKINPECELPRWHMHDFFHSFLIVFRVLCGEWIETMWDCMEVAGQAMCLIVFMMVMVIGNLVVLNLFLALLLSSFSADNLAATDDDGEMNNLQISVIRIKKGIAWTKKKVREFMQAHFKQREADEVKPLDELYDKKVNCIANHTGADIHRDIDYQKNGNGTTSGIGSSVEKYIIDEDHMSFINNPNLTVRVPIAVGESDFENLNTEDFSSDTDPDGSKEKLDDTSSSEGSTIDIKPEVEEVPVEAPEEYLDPDACFTEGCMQRCKCCQVNIEEGLGKSWWTLRKTCFLIVEHNWFETFIIFMILLSSGALAFEDIYIEQRKTIRTILEYADKVFTYIFILEMLLKWCAYGFVKFFTNAWCWLDFLIVAVSLVSLIANALGYSELGAIKSLRTLRALRPLRALSRFEGMRVVVNALVGAIPSIMNVLLVCLIFWLIFSIMGVNLFAGKYHYCFNETSEERFEIEIVNNKTDCEALMPPNSTEIRWKNVKINFDNVGAGYLALLQVATFKGWMDIMYAAVDSRKQEEQPKYEDNIYMYIYFVIFIIFGSFFTLNLFIGVIIDNFNQQKKKFGGQDIFMTEEQKKYYNAMKKLGSKKPQKPIPRPLNRIQGAVFDFVTQQAFDIVIMMLICLNMVTMMVETDTQSKQMEDILYWINLVFVIFFTCECVLKMFALRHYYFTIGWNIFDFVVVILSIVGMFLAEIIEKYFVSPTLFRVIRLARIGRILRLIKGAKGIRTLLFALMMSLPALFNIGLLLFLVMFIFSIFGMSNFAYVKHEAGIDDMFNFETFGNSMICLFQITTSAGWDGLLLPILNRPPDCDLDKEHPGSGFKGDCGNPSVGIFFFVSYIIISFLIVVNMYIAIILENFSVATEESADPLSEDDFETFYEIWEKFDPDATQFIEYSKLADFADALEHPLRVPKPNTIELIAMDLPMVSGDRIHCLDILFAFTKRVLGDSGELDILRQQMEERFVASNPSKVSYEPITTTLRRKQEEVSAVVLQRAYRSRLARRGFISRRPLPTKMENGGANREKKEGTPSTASLPSYDSVTKPEKEKQQRAEEGRRERAKRQKEVRESKC, encoded by the exons aCCTTTGTAGTACTAAACAGAGGGAAAACACTCTTCCGATTTAGTGCCACACCTGCCTTGTACATTTTAAGTCCTTTTAATCTGTTTAGAAGAATAGCTATTAAAATTTTGATACATTCA GTATTTAGCATGATCATTATGTGCACTATTTTGACCAACTGTGTATTCATGACTTTTAGTAACCCACCCGAATGGTCGAAGAATGTGGA GTATACATTCACTGGTatttatacatttgaatcacTTGTGAAAATTATTGCCAGAGGTTTCTGTATAGATGGCTTTACTTTCCTACGAGACCCATGGAACTGGCTAGATTTCAGTGTGATCATGATGGC GTATATAACAGAGTTTGTAAACCTAGGCAATGTTTCAGCTCTGCGCACTTTCAGGGTTCTGAGAGCTTTGAAAACTATTTCTGTAATTCCAG GCCTGAAGACCATTGTGGGTGCCCTGATCCAGTCAGTGAAGAAGCTGTCGGATGTGATGATCCTGACGGTGTTTTGTCTCAGTGTCTTTGCTCTGATTGGGCTGCAGCTGTTTATGGGCAATTTGAGGAACAAGTGTGTAATATGGCCAATTAACGTGAACGAGACCTTCCTGGATAATGGCTCCCGGGGCTTTGACTGGGAGGAATACACCAACAATATGT CAAATTTTTACATAATTCCTGGTGCCCCTGATCCTTTGCTCTGTGGTAACAGCTCCGATGCAGG TCAATGTCCAGAGGGTTACACATGCATGAAAGCGGGACGGAACCCAAACTACGGTTACACGAGCTTTGACACTTTCAGCTGGGCTTTCCTGGCTCTGTTTCGCCTTATGACTCAGGATTTTTGGGAGAACTTGTATCAATTA aCCTTAAGAGCGGCAGGAAAAACCTACATGATCTTCTTTGTCCTGGTGATCTTCGTGGGCTCGTTCTACCTGGTCAATCTAATTCTGGCTGTGGTCGCCATGGCTTACGAGGAGCAGAACCAGGCCACgctggaggaggcagagcagaaagaGGCTGAATTTAAGGCCATGTTAGAGCAgttgaaaaagcagcaggaggaggcacaG GCTGCTGCCATGGTCACTTCAGCAGGGACGGTCTCTGAGGATGCAGTGGAAGATGATGGTGGTGGGAGGATGTCTCGGAGCTCATCGGAGATCTCTAAACTGAGTTCCAAGAGTGCCAAGGAGCGCCGTAACCGGAGGAAGAAGCGGAAGGACAAAGAGCTGTcggaaggagaggagaagggtGACAACGAGAAAGTGTTCAAGTCAGAATCAGAGGATGGCATGAGGAGAAAAGCCTTCAGGCTGCCGGATAACAGGATAGGAAGGAAGTTTTCCATCATGAACCAG TCTCTCCTCAGCATCCCAGGCTCCCCTTTCCTCTCCCGACACAACAGCAAGAGCAGCATCTTCAGCTACAAGGGTCGATTCCGCGACCCGGGCTCGGAGAATGAATTTGCCGACGACGAGCACAGCACGGTGGAGGAGAGCGAAGGCCGCAGGGATTCCCTCTTCATCCCCATCCGTGGCCGCGACCGACGGAGCAGCTACAGCGGATACAGCGGCTACAGCCAAGGCAGCCGTTCCTCGAGGATCTTCCCCAACCTCCGCCGTAACATCAAGAGGAACAGCACAGTGGATTGCAATGGCGTCGTGTCCCTCATTGgtggcccaccttccagcatGCCCGGCGGGCGCCTTCTGCATGAG GGTACGACTGAAATTGAAATTAAGAAGAAACCTGGTGGGTCTCTCTTGGTCTCAATGGATCAGGTGAATGCCTCCTATGGAAGGAAGGATCGTACCAACAGCGTGATGACCGGCTTGACCAACACCCTGGTTGAGG AGCTGGAGGAGTCCCAGAGGAAGTGTCCCCCGTGCTGGTACAAATTTGCCAACACGTTCTTGATCTGGGAATGCCACCCCTACTGGATCAAGCTGAAGGAGATAGTGAACCTAATCGTCATGGATCCCTTTGTTGACTTGGCCATCACCATCTGCATTGTGCTCAACACTCTGTTCATGGCAATGGAGCATCATCCTATGACCCCCGAGTTTGAACACGTGCTCTCCGTAGGAAATCTG GTTTTCACGGGAAttttcacagcagaaatgttCCTGAAGCTCATCGCCATGGATCCCTACTATTATTTCCAGGAAGGCTGGAACATCTTTGATGGATTCATCGTCTCCCTCAGTTTAATGGAGCTGAGTCTGGCCAACGTGGAGGGGCTTTCTGTGCTGCGATCTTTCCGATTG ctgagagtcTTCAAACTGGCCAAGTCCTGGCCCACTCTGAACATGCTGATAAAAATCATCGGTAACTCAGTGGGTGCTTTGGGCAACTTGACCTTGGTGTTGGCCATCATCGTCTTCATCTTTGCGGTGGTTGGCATGCAGCTCTTTGGCAAAAGCTACAAGGAGTGTGTCTGCAAGATCAATCCGGAGTGTGAGCTACCCCGCTGGCACATGCACGATTTCTTCCACTCCTTCCTTATTGTCTTCCGTGTGTTGTGTGGGGAATGGATTGAGACCATGTGGGATTGTATGGAGGTGGCAGGACAGGCCATGTGCTTGATTGTCTTCATGATGGTCATGGTCATCGGAAATTTAGTG GTGCTGAACCTGTTCCTGgctttgctgctgagctccttCAGTGCAGACAACCTGGCAGCGACGGATGACGACGGGGAGATGAACAACCTGCAGATCTCTGTGATTCGCATCAAGAAGGGCATTGCCTGGACCAAGAAGAAAGTGCGTGAATTCATGCAGGCTCACTTCAAGCAGAGAGAGGCAGATGAGGTCAAACCCTTGGACGAGCTGTACGACAAGAAGGTGAACTGCATTGCCAACCACACAGGGGCCGATATCCACAGAGACATTGATTATCAGAAGAACGGCAACGGCACGACCAGTGGAATTGGGAGCAGCGTGGAGAAATACATCATCGATGAAGACCACATGTCCTTCATCAACAACCCCAACCTGACCGTCCGGGTGCCTATTGCTGTCGGGGAATCAGATTTTGAAAATCTCAACACAGAAGATTTCAGCAGCGATACAGACCCTGATGGCAGCAAAGAG AAACTGGATGATACCAGCTCCTCCGAAGGCAGCACCATTGATATAAAGCCTGAAGTGGAAGAGGTCCCCGTGGAGGCACCAGAAGAGTATCTGGACCCTGATGCATGCTTCACAGAGG GTTGCATGCAGCGCTGTAAGTGTTGTCAGGTCAATATTGAGGAGGGGCTGGGGAAGTCTTGGTGGACCTTGAGGAAGACGTGTTTTCTGATCGTGGAGCATAACTGGTTTGAGACTTTCATCATCTTCATGATCCTGCTGAGCAGTGGAGCTCTG GCCTTTGAGGATATTTACATAGAACAAAGGAAAACCATCCGGACCATCCTGGAGTACGCAGACAAGGTCTTCACCTACATTTTCATCCTGGAGATGTTGCTGAAATGGTGTGCCTATGGATTCGTCAAGTTCTTCACCAACGCCTGGTGCTGGCTGGATTTCCTCATTGTGGCT GTCTCTTTAGTCAGCCTTATAGCTAATGCCCTGGGCTACTCGGAACTAGGTGCCATAAAGTCCCTTAGGACCCTAAGAGCTTTGAGGCCTTTAAGAGCGTTGTCCCGATTTGAGGGGATGAGG GTGGTTGTCAATGCCTTGGTTGGCGCTATCCCTTCCATTATGAATGTCTTGTTGGTCTGCCTTATCTTCTGGCTGATTTTCAGCATTATGGGGGTTAACCTGTTTGCTGGGAAATACCATTACTGCTTTAATGAAACGTCTGAGGAGCGCTTTGAAATAGAGATTGTCAACAACAAGACGGACTGCGAAGCGCTGATGCCGCCCAACTCCACTGAGATCCGATGGAAGAATGTGAAAATCAACTTTGACAACGTTGGGGCAGGATACCTGGCTCTTCTGCAAGTT GCAACATTCAAGGGCTGGATGGACATCATGTATGCAGCAGTAGATTCCAGAAAG CAAGAAGAGCAACCCAAGTACGAGGACAACATCtacatgtacatatattttGTTATCTTCATCATCTTCGGCTCCTTTTTCACTCTGAACTTGTTCATTGGTGTCATCATTGACAACTTCaatcaacaaaagaaaaag TTTGGAGGTCAAGACATTTTCAtgacagaagaacagaagaaatactaCAATGCCATGAAAAAACTGGGCTCCAAGAAGCCTCAAAAGCCAATTCCCCGACCTTTG AACCGCATTCAGGGAGCTGTCTTTGACTTTGTCACCCAGCAAGCATTTGACATTGTCATCATGATGCTCATCTGCCTCAACATGGTGACCATGATGGTGGAGACGGACACGCAGAGCAAGCAGATGGAGGACATCCTCTACTGGATCAACCTGGTGTTCGTCATCTTCTTCACCTGCGAGTGCGTGCTGAAGATGTTTGCCTTGCGGCACTACTACTTCACCATTGGCTGGAACATCTTTGACTTTGTGGTTGTGATTCTGTCCATTGTGG gaATGTTTCTGGCTGAAATCATCGAGAAGTATTTTGTGTCCCCCACTCTCTTCCGAGTCATCCGCCTGGCTCGTATTGGACGTATCCTGCGTTTGATCAAAGGAGCCAAAGGGATCCGCACCTTGCTTTTTGCCTTAATGATGTCTTTGCCTGCCTTGTTCAACATTGGCCTCTTGCTGTTCCTGGTCATGTTCATCTTCTCCATCTTCGGCATGTCCAACTTCGCCTATGTCAAGCACGAGGCTGGCATTGATGACATGTTCAACTTTGAGACCTTTGGCAACAGCATGATCTGCTTGTTCCAGATCACGACGTCAGCCGGCTGGGATGGCCTCTTGCTGCCCATCCTAAACCGGCCTCCAGACTGTGACCTGGACAAGGAGCATCCCGGGAGCGGCTTTAAGGGGGATTGCGGGAACCCCTCGGtgggaatatttttctttgtgagcTACATCATCATCTCCTTCCTGATTGTGGTCAACATGTACATCGCCATCATCCTGGAGAACTTCAGCGTGGCAACGGAGGAGAGCGCGGACCCGCTGAGCGAGGACGACTTCGAGACCTTTTACGAGATCTGGGAGAAGTTCGACCCTGACGCCACGCAGTTCATAGAGTACAGCAAGCTGGCAGACTTTGCTGATGCTTTGGAACATCCTCTGCGCGTCCCAAAGCCCAACACCATCGAACTCATCGCCATGGACCTCCCTATGGTAAGTGGAGATAGGATCCACTGTTTAGACATCCTGTTTGCCTTCACCAAACGCGTCCTGGGGGACAGCGGAGAGCTGGATATACTGAGACAACAGATGGAGGAAAGGTTTGTGGCTTCCAACCCTTCCAAAGTGTCTTACgagcccatcaccaccacgcTGCGGCGCAAGCAGGAGGAGGTCTCAGCCGTGGTGTTGCAGAGGGCTTACAGGTCACGGTTGGCGAGGCGGGGGTTCATCAGCCGAAGACCCCTCCCCACCAAAATGGAGAACGGAGGAGCAAACagggagaagaaggaagggacGCCCTCCACCGCATCGCTGCCGTCCTACGACAGCGTCACCAAACCcgagaaggagaagcagcagcgggcggaggagggaagaagggaaagggcaaaaaggcaaaaagaggTCAGGGAATCCAAGTGTTGA